A single genomic interval of Drosophila virilis strain 15010-1051.87 chromosome 2, Dvir_AGI_RSII-ME, whole genome shotgun sequence harbors:
- the LOC6629455 gene encoding glycine-rich protein, translating into MKIALFYNVLFCLGVCSLAAPQWPGIGSSGYGFAPWAGYGNYGSSSASVAASSSSSSSGGFLGYGTQGYGYGWPGYGYGYGNYGGGYQQQYNQYQYSGYNNYGSGNGLGYPFGYGR; encoded by the exons ATGAAG ATTGCCTTATTTTACAACGTGCTGTTCTGTCTAGGTGTCTGCTCTTTGGCTGCACCACAGTGGCCAGGAATTGGGTCTTCGGGTTACGGCTTTGCACCCTGGGCAGGATATGGAAACTACGGCTCATCAAGTGCCAGCGtcgcagccagcagcagcagcagtagcagcggcGGCTTCCTGGGCTATGGTACGCAAGGATATGGCTATGGCTGGCCAGGCTATGGCTACGGGTATGGCAACTACGGCGGAGGCTACCAGCAGCAGTACAATCAGTATCAGTACAGTGGGTACAATAACTACGGTTCTGGAAACGGTCTTGGCTATCCGTTCGGCTATGGCAGATAA
- the LOC6629454 gene encoding eggshell protein 1 produces MQIIRSSHRLLLLLGICLVCLLQGATAGKVKLFAFKGPHAGFVGLKVRTPKLLGLKHGLVGHTGGFGGGFGGGFGGSVGVGGGFGGGHSSGYEHHEEYHHESHYSSGGSYGGGSFGGGLWGK; encoded by the exons ATGCAAATCATT CGTTCTTCACATCGGTTGCTCCTACTGCTGGGCATCTGCTTGGTGTGCCTGCTCCAAGGTGCCACAGCCGGTAAAGTAAAGCTCTTTGCATTTAAGGGTCCGCATGCCGGTTTTGTTGGATTGAAAGTACGAACTCCAAAGTTGCTAGGACTTAAGCATGGACTGGTGGGTCATACTGGCGGATTCGGTGGCGGCTTTGGTGGGGGCTTCGGTGGTTCAGTTGGCGTCGGCGGGGGCTTCGGCGGTGGCCACAGTAGTGGCTATGAGCACCACGAGGAATATCATCACGAGAGCCACTACAGCAGCGGGGGAAGCTATGGAGGTGGCAGTTTCGGAGGCGGCTTGTGGGGAAAATAA